A genome region from Gossypium hirsutum isolate 1008001.06 chromosome A04, Gossypium_hirsutum_v2.1, whole genome shotgun sequence includes the following:
- the LOC107949358 gene encoding zingipain-2, with translation MSSIHAFLFLIFGTLASLAMSRTIYEASVFDKHEQWMADYSRKYESKLEKEKRLNIFKENLEYIESFNNGGNRSFKLSLNEFADMTQDEFIAAHTGYKMQDNPMMPDSTSFMYENLSDVPTNFDWRDQGAVTPIKNQGQCGCCWAFSAVAAVEGIIQIKTGKLISLSEQQLLDCSTNGGNQGCSGGWMMNAFEHISQNQGITTEESYPYQQMQETCATQINKVATINGYQMVPKNDEEALLKAVTNQPVSVALNGYGQSFQFYKGGVFTGDCSNDLTHAVTIVGYGTSEEGLNYWLIKNSWGETWGENGYMRIQRDVNTPGGLCGIAMKASYPIA, from the exons ATGAGTTCAATCCATgcctttttgtttttaatttttgggacattggcatctcTTGCTATGTCCCGAACAATCTATGAAGCCTCTGTTTTTGATAAACATGAGCAATGGATGGCTGATTATAGTCGAAAATATGAGAGCAAACTAGAGAAGGAGAAGCGTCTTAATATATTCAAAGAGAATTTGGAATACATTGAGAGCTTCAACAATGGTGGAAATAGAAGTTTTAAGTTAAGCCTGAATGAATTTGCAGACATGACACAAGATGAATTCATTGCAGCTCACACTGGATACAAGATGCAAGACAACCCCATGATGCCTGACTCAACATCGTTCATGTATGAGAACTTATCAGATGTTCCGACAAACTTTGATTGGAGGGACCAAGGTGCAGTCACTCCTATTAAGAATCAAGGTCAATGTG GATGTTGTTGGGCATTTTCAGCAGTGGCAGCCGTTGAAGGGATAATCCAAATCAAAACTGGTAAATTAATCTCATTATCTGAGCAACAACTGTTGGATTGCAGCACAAATGGAGGAAACCAAGGTTGTAGTGGAGGATGGATGATGAATGCTTTTGAACACATCAGCCAAAACCAAGGAATAACCACCGAAGAAAGCTACCCATATCAACAAATGCAAGAAACTTGCGCCACACAGATAAACAAAGTTGCCACCATTAATGGCTATCAAATGGTGCCTAAAAACGACGAAGAAGCATTACTTAAGGCCGTCACAAATCAACCGGTCTCGGTGGCACTAAATGGATATGGACAATCCTTTCAGTTTTACAAAGGTGGAGTGTTTACAGGAGATTGTAGCAATGATCTCACCCATGCAGTAACCATTGTTGGATATGGGACAAGTGAAGAAGGTTTAAACTATTGGCTGATTAAGAATTCATGGGGAGAAACTTGGGGTGAAAATGGGTATATGAGGATTCAAAGGGATGTGAATACACCAGGTGGGTTATGTGGCATCGCCATGAAAGCTTCGTATCCAATTGCATAA
- the LOC107948012 gene encoding uncharacterized protein yields MGYNLNVIAMVVQKGWNIYQLDVKSTFLHEELVEKVFVDQPRGFEKERREHKVFKLKKAIQRKYVNEVLERFGMLRCNSVRRPIVPGTKLVKNEDGVKVDVIGYKQIVGSL; encoded by the exons ATGGGATACAATCTGAATGTGATTGCAATGGTTGTGCAAAAAGGTTGGAATATCTACCAACTTGATGTTAAAAGCACTTTCCTTCATGAAGAGCTAGTGGAGAAAGTTTTTGTTGATCAACCGCGTGGTTTTGAGAAAGAAAGGAGGGAGCATAAAGTCTTCAAATTAAAGAAGGCCAT TCAAAGGAAGTACGTTAATGAAGTTCTTGAGAGATTTGGTATGCTAAGGTGCAACTCTGTTAGAAGACCTATTGTTCCAGGAACAAAACTAGTGAAAAATGAAGATGGAGTCAAAGTAGATGTCATTGGTTATAAGCAAATTGTGGGGAGTCTTTGA